In Chryseobacterium sp., the genomic window AAGCTGATAAGCTTTGATAACCCACTTTATAAGCCACCTCACTTAAAGTATACTGTTGGGTATCAATCAGCTCAATACTTTTTAAAATTCTGGTCAGTTGGAGGTATTTCTGTAAAGTAATTCCTGTTTCATTTTTAAAGATCCTCTGCAGGCTTCGTACGGACATTTGTGCTTTTTCAGCCAATAAATCAATATCCAGGTTATATTTAAAATTCGAATTGATCTCATAACAAACAGGAATCAGTCTTATATCTGTAGGAACATGGATTTCCAGGCCCGTGCTTTCTCTGCAGAAGTTGGGAAGACTTTTTAAAATGGCTTTGAAAAAGATGTCTTGTTCTTCATTTTCAGTCAATGATTTATTCCATTTTGAAGCATAAAGCAGCATTTCTCTGAGAACAGGAGGAACAGCAAATACCTGAACATTCCGGTAGAAATCTTCCTCAAAAACAGATTTAAACAAAAAGACCATAAGATTCACAACTTTTGATTCTGAAGTTATTTTGTGAGCCTTTCCTGAAGGGATCCAGATAACATGATACTGTGGCACCAGATAAATCTTACGGTCGATGTGAAAATACTGATAGCCTTCTTCCACAAATGTAAGCTGGGCACGGTTATGCACATGCTCATGATCATCATGCTTCCAGTCTTTCTCACACCACACATAAGCTTCTTTTTCAATGGTGTCTACAAACTGTCGTTCAGCTTTTTCAATCAGGCCACATTTCATATTGTCGTTCTGTATATATTTTTTGGCAAATTTAATAAAAACGCCAATGTTAATTTTGTAAAATCAATATAATTATTATTGATCCTATTAATTTATACCTTACTCAGCATGAAAAAACTATGTTCTTTTCTTATTTTAATCTTATTAAATACCACGCATATGACGGCACAAAATAAAGCTAAAATATTAGTTCTCATCCATTCGGATAATGGGGGAACATACGAATTGGCTAAAGAAATTGCCAGAGGCATTGAAAGTGATAACAATGCTGTTTCTTATATCAAGCAGGTCAAATCATCACAAAATCCGGGTTTAAAAGATATTCCGGTAGCCACTGCAGAAGAGCTTACTGCTTATGATGGGATTGCTTTTGGTTCGCCTGTATATTTCGGGAATATCAGTACGGGAATGAGTGCGTTTCTATCAAAAACCGTTCAGCTGTGGACCCGGCACGGATTGGAAGGAGTTCCGGCTACTGTCTTCATGTCGGCTGGCAGCGGAGCAGGGAAGGAGTTGGCACTTCAGGCTTTCTGGAACAGTCTTGCAGTACACGGAATGATTCTGGTGTCTAACGGGATTCGGGGAAATGAAGATCTTGATAAGACCATTCCACAAGGAAATACAGTATTGGGAATAACCAGTATGGCCTCTTTAAACGATGTGGAAAGGCCAACAAAAGGAGAGCGAAAACTGGCAGAACTCCAGGGGAAAAACTTTGCAAAAGTAGCTCTGGCATTGAAAGGTACGTGTCCACCCAAAAATACAGCGATCGTGGAAAATCATCAGAATTTCAATGAAATATTAAAGCAAAAGAATATTACTCTTCCCCAGGTCCCTAAACCCGCAGGAAACTATCAGCCATTTGTACGTTCAGGAAATCTGGTATTTATCAATCAGGTGGCCTTACAAGACGGGAAAATCCTGAATCCCGGAAAACTGGGAGTGGACGTTAATGAACAGCAGGTAAAGGATGCCACAAAGATCACCATGCTCAATGTTCTGTCTGTTTTGAGGGAAGCTGCCGGAGGTGATTTAGGCAGAGTAAAACAGTGTGTACAGCTTACCGGAATTTTCAATACTAAAGATGATTACACCAAGCATGCTGATCTGATGAATATTGCTTCGGATCTGACTGTTGAAGTCTTTGGAGAGAAAGGAAAGCATGCGAGAGCAACATGGGGAGCCGCCTCTGTTCCTGTCAATTCTTCTGTTGAAATTCAGGCTGTTTTTGAAGTAGAATAAAAGTAAAACACAGAGTCGCAATGAATTTCCGCATCCTGTTTTAAAGGCAAGAAATCAAAAGATCTTCAGCAAGTTTTTCCTGCAGATCTATCATTTCAGCAGGATCAATTTTATCGGAGATAAAATCCTTGCGCCTTGGCGTTTATCAACCGCTTCAATAGTATATCAGAATAAAATCATGAAAGGATTATTTATTATCCTGGTCTGGAAAGGATCTCAGCAATAACCTGTATACTGTGTTCCAACTGTTCTTCCGGGAGTGCCCCATAGCTCAATCTAAAACCATTAACGTTATTTCTGCCGTATTGCTCCGGATGAATGATTTTAATATTTTTTTCCAATAATAAAGCTGTTACCACATCCCAGTCAGCCTTTATCTTGGGGACGACCCAAAATGCCAATCCGCCTTCAGGCAATGTAAACTCAGCGACCTCTTTCATGTATTGGTTTAAAAGGTTGAAGACAAAATCTCTTTTGTTTTTATAATGGATTGTAGCCTTCTTAATATGCTTTTTTACTGCTCCCTCCTTGATGAGCTGGAGAACAGCCTGCTCCATAATTACATCTCCATGTACATCAATGATCTTTCTGAGGTTTCCTGTCTTTTTCAATAAATCATGGTTCTTTGTAGCCAGATATCCAATTCTCAATGCGGGAGCCACTACTTTACTCAGGGTTCCGATATAGACATAATGGCGAAGCTCCGGGAAACTTGAAACTGGCAGGAGCGGGCGGTAGCCAAAATGAAATTCATTATCATAGTCATCCTCAATAATAGTAATGTTGTACTGATTGGAAAGTTCTATAAGTTTTAATCTTCTGGATAAGCTTAAAGTAACTGTTGTAGGATACTGCCTGTGAGGGGTGATATAAATTGCTTTTATATTTTGATGCTGTGTTAAAAGCTTTTCAACAGTTTCAATACAGATACCCTCTTCATCTACAGGCACAGGCAAAAGCTGGGCTCCGGCATATTCAAAAGCCTGCCATGCCGGCTGGTAGCCTGGGTCTTCTACCAGAACCGCATCTCCGGAGGTTAAAAGACTTTGGGCGGTAAGAAACATTCCCATCTGACTTCCTCTGGTGATTGAAATTTCATTTTCCTGAATCTGCATTCCGCGCTGATGATTCAGCATCTGAGCAATCATTTTCCTGAATTCTATGTCTCCGTACTCATCTCCGTAACCCATCATCTGCCATTTGGCCTTTATACTGAAGATTTGCCTGTATGCTCTGGCCAGCTCTGTGACCGGAGCAATCTTGCTGTCCGGATGACCGTCATCAAAATGAATGAAAACCCCACCGGACATCACTGGCTGATTCTGATAATTACTGGTCTGATCGGCTCTTTTATGCTGCAAAACAGGAAGCTGATCAGATATAAAAATTCCTTTCCTTTCTTTAGAAATAACCCATTCCTCATTGATCAGGACCTGATAGGCTTCTACGACTGTATTCCGATTAATTTTTAAGCTTGTGGCAAGATTCCGGCTTCCGGGAAGAGCATCTCCTGCTTTCAATCTGCCTGAACGGATATCTGCAATAATGGTGTCTGCTATCTGCAGATAAACTGCTTTGTCAAGCTTTTTATCAATTTCAAATTCTAATTTCCAAGGTCGAAGCATCTGGACTATCTGTTTATGTAAAAACTGAATCATTTAAACAGTCCAAATATAAAATAATTTTGTCAGGCAATAAAGCACAGAACCATTAATTTTTTTTAATCATGGACAAAAAACAATTCAGTTCAAAAGATTTTCACGAGACCTTTGCAAGGCCAAAGTATGTAAAACCAGGTCATTTGATTCATAAAAATGTAGAACATGCAGGGGAGCATAACCAGTTTTCAACAGAAAGAAAACATCCTGTTTTCTTTGTAGACCTTCCGAGTAAAAATGTAAGCATGACTATTGGCGGATTATTACCTGCACAGCAAACAAACAGACACCGCCATACTTATGAAACGGTATTGTTTGTCATGGAAGGCAAAGGCTGGACAGAGGTAGAAGATGAAAAAGTATATTGGGAAGCGGGAGATGCTGTTTATATCCCATCCTGGGCCTGGCATAAACATCAAAATCTAAGCGATACAGAAGCTGCCAAATACATTGCCTGTGAAAATGCTCCTCAATTACAGAATCTTGGAGTGGCGTTGAGAGAGGAAGAGGGCAGGGATCTTTAATTGTTTTTAAACCATTAAGGACTTAGTTAAAGCAAAGCTTGCTATTTTCCAATCCTCCATTTTAATTTAAATAAAATAAACATGAAAAATGTTCCATTTAAAGGGATCATAGCTTATCCTATTACCCCTTTTGATCAAAATGAAAAAGTAGACATTCCTCTTTTCAAACACCTTGTAGAAAGGTTGGTTACCTCAGGAAACCATGGAATAGCGCCATTGGGAAGCACCGGAGTTATGCCTTATCTTTCTGATGACGAAAAAGAAGCAATCACTGAAGCTACCTTACATCAGGTGAAGGGGAGAATTCCTACTCTTGTAGGGGTTTCAAATCTTACGACAGAAAAAACGATCCATCATGCCAGGTTTGCTGAAAAAGCGGGAGCTGATGCAGTGATGATTATTCCTATGAGCTATTGGAAACTTACCGATAACGAGATTGTTTCTCATTATGATGCCGTAGCCCGTAAAATTTCCATACCGATTATGGCCTATAACAATCCGGCAACCAGTGGAGTAGATATGTCTCCGGATCTTCTGAAAAGATTACTGGAAATTCCCAATGTTACGATGATCAAAGAAAGCTCCGGGGATATTCAGAGAATGTATTATCTGAGAAGAGAATTAGGAGAGGATGTCGCGTTTTACAATGGATCAAATCCTTTGGCGCTGGCAGCTTTTTCTGCCGGTGCCCGTGGATGGTGTACGGCGGCTCCCAATCTTATTCCTGAACTTAATATCGGGCTGTATCATGCTGTGCAGGAAGGAAACCTTGAAAAAGCAAAAGATATTTTTTATCGGCAGTTTGACCTGTTACAGTTTATCGTCAATAAAGGATTGCCAAGAGCGGTCAAGGCCGGGCTTAATATCCTGGGTGAGGAGGGCGGAAATTTGAGAAGCCCTTTACAGCCTCTTCATGAAAAAGAATCAGAAGAATTAAAAAATATTATGACCACAATTGTTAATCAATACATCATATGAAAAAGTCAGTTTTTTATCATGCAGGATGCCCTGTCTGTATCAGTGCAGAACATGATATCATTAACCTTATAGGTTTAGACAAGATAGAAATCATCCATTTAGGAAATGATAAAAGTAAAATTGCAGAAGCAGAACAGGCGGGAGTAAAGTCCGTACCTGCTTTGGT contains:
- a CDS encoding PLP-dependent aminotransferase family protein — translated: MLRPWKLEFEIDKKLDKAVYLQIADTIIADIRSGRLKAGDALPGSRNLATSLKINRNTVVEAYQVLINEEWVISKERKGIFISDQLPVLQHKRADQTSNYQNQPVMSGGVFIHFDDGHPDSKIAPVTELARAYRQIFSIKAKWQMMGYGDEYGDIEFRKMIAQMLNHQRGMQIQENEISITRGSQMGMFLTAQSLLTSGDAVLVEDPGYQPAWQAFEYAGAQLLPVPVDEEGICIETVEKLLTQHQNIKAIYITPHRQYPTTVTLSLSRRLKLIELSNQYNITIIEDDYDNEFHFGYRPLLPVSSFPELRHYVYIGTLSKVVAPALRIGYLATKNHDLLKKTGNLRKIIDVHGDVIMEQAVLQLIKEGAVKKHIKKATIHYKNKRDFVFNLLNQYMKEVAEFTLPEGGLAFWVVPKIKADWDVVTALLLEKNIKIIHPEQYGRNNVNGFRLSYGALPEEQLEHSIQVIAEILSRPG
- a CDS encoding AraC family transcriptional regulator; its protein translation is MKCGLIEKAERQFVDTIEKEAYVWCEKDWKHDDHEHVHNRAQLTFVEEGYQYFHIDRKIYLVPQYHVIWIPSGKAHKITSESKVVNLMVFLFKSVFEEDFYRNVQVFAVPPVLREMLLYASKWNKSLTENEEQDIFFKAILKSLPNFCRESTGLEIHVPTDIRLIPVCYEINSNFKYNLDIDLLAEKAQMSVRSLQRIFKNETGITLQKYLQLTRILKSIELIDTQQYTLSEVAYKVGYQSLSAFTASYFAVMKMKPKLNKNQRTSS
- a CDS encoding Atu1372/SO_1960 family protein; amino-acid sequence: MKKLCSFLILILLNTTHMTAQNKAKILVLIHSDNGGTYELAKEIARGIESDNNAVSYIKQVKSSQNPGLKDIPVATAEELTAYDGIAFGSPVYFGNISTGMSAFLSKTVQLWTRHGLEGVPATVFMSAGSGAGKELALQAFWNSLAVHGMILVSNGIRGNEDLDKTIPQGNTVLGITSMASLNDVERPTKGERKLAELQGKNFAKVALALKGTCPPKNTAIVENHQNFNEILKQKNITLPQVPKPAGNYQPFVRSGNLVFINQVALQDGKILNPGKLGVDVNEQQVKDATKITMLNVLSVLREAAGGDLGRVKQCVQLTGIFNTKDDYTKHADLMNIASDLTVEVFGEKGKHARATWGAASVPVNSSVEIQAVFEVE
- a CDS encoding dihydrodipicolinate synthase family protein, whose translation is MKNVPFKGIIAYPITPFDQNEKVDIPLFKHLVERLVTSGNHGIAPLGSTGVMPYLSDDEKEAITEATLHQVKGRIPTLVGVSNLTTEKTIHHARFAEKAGADAVMIIPMSYWKLTDNEIVSHYDAVARKISIPIMAYNNPATSGVDMSPDLLKRLLEIPNVTMIKESSGDIQRMYYLRRELGEDVAFYNGSNPLALAAFSAGARGWCTAAPNLIPELNIGLYHAVQEGNLEKAKDIFYRQFDLLQFIVNKGLPRAVKAGLNILGEEGGNLRSPLQPLHEKESEELKNIMTTIVNQYII
- a CDS encoding thioredoxin family protein; this translates as MKKSVFYHAGCPVCISAEHDIINLIGLDKIEIIHLGNDKSKIAEAEQAGVKSVPALVTPSGNVLHINFGASMDDVRK
- a CDS encoding cupin domain-containing protein, giving the protein MDKKQFSSKDFHETFARPKYVKPGHLIHKNVEHAGEHNQFSTERKHPVFFVDLPSKNVSMTIGGLLPAQQTNRHRHTYETVLFVMEGKGWTEVEDEKVYWEAGDAVYIPSWAWHKHQNLSDTEAAKYIACENAPQLQNLGVALREEEGRDL